In the Zingiber officinale cultivar Zhangliang chromosome 5A, Zo_v1.1, whole genome shotgun sequence genome, TAAGATCTGGGTTTAATTTATTGTCTTCTCGACTAATTTAATTGGTAAAGTTTTGTTTGCCAACTGTTTCTTTATTAATTCAACAAGACATTCACCAACTGAGGGATCAAATCCCATCATAAATTTGCTGGTTCGTCACTAGTCATTGCAAGAAGAAAAGTTAAAATTTATGAATGCATATTAAAAGACACGAATGACAACATTAGCCAGTGGATTCTCTCCCCTTTCAAATATTAAAGTCCTTTTCAATACTTTGATGAGTGATACATCAATCTTCTTTTTATGATACAAATAATTTCCATTCTGCTCAATTGGCAGATTTTTGCTTGGGAGCTGTAAACATTTAGGAACATTAATATGACCTTTATTTATTAGCAAGTTAAAGAGAATTTTCAATTTACCTCTCTGTTCAGTATATTGCTGTTTTTGGGCTATTCTTGCTCCAAATGTAACATTCTTAAGAAATAATCTTACAGATACCATTAATTGCCATTAAATCATACTAGAATGTTTGGTACTAAGAATTCAAATACTAGCCTGAAACTTCCTGAGTTGGCGGCTTCTCTGTATTTTAGGTTGTTGGACTTGGAACAAAAACAGTTTTCCATGAAGATAAATTGAGAGTTTTACCTAGCGGTTTTAGATGTTTGTAATGATCAAGGAGTTTCAGAAATGTATCGTTCATAAACGTTAGATTTTGGGAAATATAAAGCTGGTTTGATGGCTTAAATTTGAGGGTTCTCTTTGCTTGTTTTACGTGTTTACTATGCATGCCTAATTAGTTAATACAAGACCCATCTTGTTGTCTTCCAACCCTTTGTTTTCAAAGTGGTATTGAAGTTAAACGTTTTTATAGTTTAAGATTTTAAGCTAGTTTGCCTTACCAAGGCTACAAGGTTGAACTGTTGAACTTATAAAAATGTTGCTACTAATCCCACTAGAGCAAGAGGGCAGAACTTCAGATTTTTATGTTCAATTTGACCCTTGTTTTCTATTGCCTCCATATGCACAAAGTTCCCTCGCAgttatatatttttcattaacGTAAACACTCTTAAAATTTTACTGCTATGAAGTTGGTGTCCAACACCAGATGGTGACTTGTGTAttcaaatatattgaaatttgaaTTACTAATTTCTTATATATTCATATTATTAGAGCTGATAGATCAAATCAGAGAATTAATCCTGGATCACCTACTGATTTAGCGTAATTTTTTATTGTTGTGGTTAATCACGTGATTTCTCATTGCATTGGTTCACTAGGGGTTTGCGTATTTTGGAATCTTGTCTTACTTCTGCATGCTTACTTACTAATTTCTAAATTATGATCTAAATGATTATTATTTCTTAATACACTGCAATTGTATAAACTAATTTGTCAGTTGAAGTTTATTTATAAGTTATAATTACTTTTCTATCATCAAAATCATGTGGTTGTCTCTTTGTATGATGGCACATCATCTTTGTTGCCCCACACATTGTCCATCCCTTCTATCTCATTCTTATGTTCTTTCAGTTCACACTTAATGGTCAAACTTCTAGATGATTCCGTTGTCTAAAGTGATCAGTATTAGAAAAGAACTCTCTATTATAGTTATTATGACAATCTATGTTAGTTGAACACAGATGCAGGTATTAAACATGTGTTAGATCAAAATATTCAACacgattgttttaaaaaaaaattatacatgaCGGATAGGAGTATCAAGAATTATCTTGGAGTGTCAATGTTGGAGTATCATTGTCCAACACGGTTATGGAGGGGTTATATGAGTTCAAGTATTAGAGATAGGTAACGATATTTAGCCAACATAGTTACTACCTCAGCAccctttgttttcctttttgcatGATTTAAGAAAAAATTACTATTTATCTATCATTTTCAACATCTCTTCTATCAGAGCTTGTGCCAATTTCACTTAAATCTGTCCTAACACATTCTCCCTCTCTCAAAGTAAAATGGTCAATAATTTTGTTACTTACATTCCTCCCCTCACAGAAAAAGATGTTGGAATTTTCAACTCACTCATATCTGTGATGCTTTTTTAGTTCCATTATTAATTGTAACTCTGAAAAGATAGATTGTCCTTTGGAAATGCCATAACTTATGAAGCCTTTCCTTGAGATCTCTGAGTAATattggattttacttggtctctcttccaattttaatttcttatttgaaGAGCATGATATTGAATCTCAATCTCTCATTTCACTGTGCAATCTCTCACGAATCTTTTGAAAGTGGCCAAGCTTCATCCTCCAAGACTCATTTCACTTTAAGGAAACCATTAGTGCCTACAATATAATGGGTATTATCTTGATTTATCATATAATTTCACTATTTTTAGTATCTAATACAACTTTTGTAGAATCTGATATTCTTCCCCTGATTGCATGCTTAGCATATTCTTGCTTTCAATTTTGCTAATTTTGTTTCTGGGAATGTCAACTGTTAAGCAATGTCAGTTATATATTTCTGCAGTGTGGAAATCTGTATTTATGTATGTGCCTACTTATTTATCTGTCCAAATGTCAGGTTGCCTTTCTTCTTTATGTCCAGCAGTGGAAGAAAAAAGTTGTATTTGTTTTAAATGAATTGGATCTTTATCGAACAAGCAGTGAGGTTATGAATTCCTCCTCTGAtatatttcattgtaatttgtgcTGCTGTTTAGCTATGTTGTGTATCTCTAATTTCAATGTCTGTTATACTTATTCTTTTGTGTAGCTTGAGGAAGCAACTTCCTTTGTAAAAGAAAAAGCACGTAGACTGCTTAACTCAGTCTACGTAGACTGCTTATTTCCTGTATCTGCACAGTCTGCTTTGGATGCGAAACTCTCCTCTTCAAGTTACAGTGTGGTAAAATATAAGGAAGCCTTGTTTAGTGATAGTCGTTGGATGAGCAGCCAATTTTATGAGCCAGAGaagttcttatttagtcttttagATGGAACAACAGAAAGTGGCTTGGAGAGAGTGAAGTTGAAACTTGAAACACCACTTGCTATTGCTCACAAGCTATTATCTTCCTGCCAAGCACTTGTAAAACAAGAATATGAAATTGCCTGTGAGGATTGATTTCAATCACTGGAATCCTTAGCAGTGTAAAAGACTATTCTGCAAAAATTAAGAGTGATAGGAAGAGTATGAAATTGCCTGTTACATGGAGGAAGAGTATCACTTCTTTGGTATGCATGGTTATAGATAATATTACCAGGGTAGTAATAGGGGATCATACAAACAACAGCTTAATCTCTATTCCTGAATTTCTTCAAATTTTAAGATTATAAGTAATTTTTCTGAATCTTTGCAGtatctttcttttcttaaaatgCAGATTGAGACAACAAAATCTCGAGCACTGAAGCTGACATATTCCCTCCTCAGATTGTCAAATATTGATCTTATTCCTGCATATGCTTTGAAAGCAGAAAGAACTGGTTCTACCTTCACTATCTCAACTTTCCAAAATGACATCATTAATCCTGCTCTTTCTGATGCACGAGTATGTTTTTTGTTCTAATTTATAATTTCAGATGTTCCTTTCATTTCTTTTAAGCATAAGCATAGTTTCTAGTTCAATTAATGTACATGGAATTGGTTTAACTGAGCATATTAACTATGATTTTTTCTGCATCTTCTTTAAGTAGGACCTTGTAAGTGTAGTGTGCATGCTGCATACTTCCATGTGTAGAACTACAAGAATTGCTGAATAGTATCAATATTATACTTCCATGTGTAGGATCTTTGGTACGAAGTTCACTATATCTATATTATACAATCCTTCCCATAAACAatcaaattatttcaaaaataaataaataaataaaaacttagaagAACTGGCGGATAGTATCAATCTGTCGGCGCTCATATTCCTCCGTTAGCCAAGTTGTTGTTTTGGCCAAAGGAAGCACTGCTAGCAAAGGATGGCACAGGGAgcaagtcgacgggctcggtggatccgagggacgagaatctatggaagagtatgctggAGGAGCGAAAAGGATGCAGCCATGTTTACGAGGGACGAGAATTTGgtgcggaagactactcgaggataAGGCCTgagttgagttcaggtgagctcatCTCTGGATGGCCGGAGAATCATCCAAGCGACTGGAGCGGAAGACCGGACAAGTGAACATAGTGTTGACTTGCCCAGGCACCCTGACTCCGGGCGTTCAGAGAGGTTACGGGCGCTTGTACCGCCTAGGGAGCGCCCTCTTCAGAACGTTGTTGCGAATAAAGGATTGGGTCCACGTCAGCAACAGTCCAGGCGCCCAGTCGATCTAGGGTCCTGgataaggaaaaattttatctTTGAGCTGTTGCGAAGCTAATAGAATTTGCACCGTGGTCCCTTGAGTTgagtaaagaagaaaagaagagagagGGCGGATAAATTTGTACCGTGGTAGAATTTAccctaattttttatgtgatcaaagggggatagAAATTTAGccggttaagggggagttagtaattttagataatttgtaatattttacttaGTACTTAATTGAACTATCTTACTTGTAATATTTGCGAAATTAATTTATTACTTATTGTATGTTTTGATTAACCCTAATATAACTTGGGTtagatgcatatcaaaaaggtggagattgtaagtactcccgggttggttttgatgtggtcaaccaagtcaagttagatcctatAATGCTTTGatctgtgtttaagtgtgcaagaacttaggaacacaagaagttgagcgaaagacgtagcggacgagaaggatgacactaggagcgagtcgacgggctcggtgcttcCAATGGACGAAAAGCTGCGGAAGATTATATCGGTGGAGTGAGAAAAATGCATGCGACGTTTCTGACGAACGAGAAGCctgagtggaagattgctcgaggacaAAGCCGGAGTTGAGTTCGGGTAAGCTCAACTCTAGATAGCAggagaatcacccaagtgatTGGACCGGAAGATCGGATAAGTCAACACAGTGTTGACTTGTCCAGGAGCTTGGACATGTGCCCAGACTCCGGGCGCCTGAAGAGGATTTGGGCGCTCGAACCTCCTTGGGTGCCCGAACCTCCTTAGGCACCTCCTCTTCAGAACGTTGCTGCGGATAAAGGATTGGGTACACGTCGACAACAGTCCAGATGCCCGGAccgatccaagcgcccggacaagGACAACTTTTATCTTTGGGTCGTTGCGAAGACGATAGAATTTGCACCGCTAGGGGTGCCTCGATAGGGTCCAGATGCCTAGAGATGTCACGTCAGCAAACGACAATTTTCAACTAGTGGGCTATAAATAAAGCTCTGGTCTTCTTCATTTATAATGACACTTGACAACACTTATTGTACTTCAATTTTCAATTATGTCTTTTGTATTCGTGCTTTCAAACGTTGTACGGGGCTTCTCCACTTCCGACCTAGCTCAAAGGAGACTTCGCTAGTGTTAACATTGTCTTAGATTAGTAATTTTTCCGGTTGTAAATCAAGTAAAATTCAGTAACCTCGAATTTcttttaatgtattttttatttttattattaagtgtttgtctaattaaagttgaaagaacgagaagaGTAGTTTTGTTAtttcaggacaattcacccctcttgtCGGCTGCATCGGGACCAACAGGATATACGTCTCCTATTCATGGACAAGCCTCCTAGCACAAGCCCGAGTGGTCCCAGAGCCGGTCGGACCTATGGAACTCAGCTCCCTACTTCTCAACGGCAAGGTTCCCAACACAAACCTAAGTTGTCCCAGAGCCGTTCGAACCTACAGGgatcagctccccacttctcagtGGTAAGGATCCCAACACAAACTCAAGTGGCCCTATAGCTAGTCAAATCTACCGggctcaactccccacttctcAGTTCCCCTATCAAAGAATAGTCGCCACACGCctgggaatatatatatatatatatatatatatatatatatatatatatatatatatatatatatatatatatatatatatatatatatacgcatGGAACTTTCTGCTACCCAAGGAGAGGCTACTGTATATCCTCCATTGTTCGACATATTTTGACATTAGATATTCTCTAACGTCTCATTATTGTAGAGGTTATGTGAGACATTATAGAAAGGGGTTCTCTATGTTGGCTAAGGGTACTTACATACACATACTCGCACATGCATACGTATCCACACTGTTGTTCTACTGTTCATCTTTTTCCACATTATTCACTAAGCCCATTGTAATGTTCTGACTTGTTCTATTGTTCTAGCCATTGCATCATTTGTTCATTTTCAAACAGGATCAATTATGTTCTTATTTCTACCgtgcatgtttacgaaatatATTTTAGCATGATTCCGTGTCGGGCTCCTTAACAACGGTTTTAGAATTTAATTGTGCTTCGACATGatcgtaaaatatttttttaagtcatAGTTGgtcataaattaatatttttattttgttttctattttattGCGAATCTTTACTTTTAGAaagtttcctaatttgttaggaaaatttatttttggaaagttataaaataatttagaaatttttaatatgGGAATACTATATAATAATTTAGGAATCTCAATTTGGAAAGATTCtaaatttattaagaaattttatttttagaaagttttttaatttgttagtaaattaattttagaaagtttttgaaataatttaaaatttttccaaatttgaaagattttgaattatttacaaaattttaattattaattttttaatttattagaaGATTTAAAATTAGGGaattattttctaattaattagattttcgTGATTGAGAATAATTTTCTATATAAAAtatgtatttaaattttaaaaatttatttcctaatttaagtAAAAGAAGCTTGATTCATGAAAATCAGAATCTTAATCGtactttatatataaataaaattatgaaTAATAGGCATGGCATGTCATGCCATAACATAAATGTATGTCATGTTGATGTATTAGATGTATATATCATGTGCACAATGTGTTACATTATTGATTATGTCATGCATGCGATGTCATATGTCATCATTTAAGACATGAGTGTGATGTCATTTAGAAAGTACATTTGCATGATGATGATAATACTTAAATCCTTTACTTAAAAATATTAAGACTTACACCTACGGATAAGAACTAGAGTTTGATTTCTTGTTTAAGTTATTGGCCAAAGTGAAACTCAAcctgaaattaaatatgtttgaACCATTGAGATACGATCTCATGATTAACGAGTTTATTTTAACTTGAAGTATTAATTTTTTGGTCAAAGTCAAGGTCTaagtggatagaggtgaagttggtgATAtatatttgatgtatacttgttaatgtgtcaGTAACctaatatttatataaatatttaattagttGATAGCATAATATGATAATTTTGTATATGAGATACATATTAGTATATGTGATATCTACCACTATAACTAAGAATATTTGTTGGCCAAAGTTAAGGTTGTTCTTATCAATAATGGATATTAAGTGGGAATCAATATTTATGTGTATGTTGTTTATATTTATGGAATAAATCATCTCTATCATATTTActtgattgtgtatttctattttattaaaataacatattttctttgaatttgcaCTCAACTTTAGAAACAACCAAATTGACAAGGCTGAACTTCTTGGATTAGTTTCGaacttgagaattgttctcaaggcCAAAAAATAAGAACTGGTTCCGAAGGATCCATGCTACCACTATGCTAAGATGGATGAGAGTTTATTTCTCACAATATCCAAATGAACCCTTTGTGTACATGAAGGTTAGTGGGGGAGCAGTTATGTTTTTAGTGTTATATGTTGATTACATATTGTTCATAAGAAATGATGTACCTGTTCATCAATCAGTTAAAATTTAGTTATCTAAAATATTCTTCATGAAAAATATGAAAGAGATAATTTATATTCTTAGtgttaagatctatagagatagatcagaAATGTTACTTAATTTTTCACAGCCAACATACATCATTAAAGTACTAAAATGGTTTAGCTTAGAAGAATCCAATAACGGTTGTCTTTCCATGTGACATGAGATTTATCTTTCAAAATCTGTCTGAGCACACAAGACAAGAGGATTCACATGATTTAGATCTCATATGTGTTAGAAGTAGAATATTGTACGCTCTGAATGTCATGAGCAGATATCAATTGGATCCAGATATAGTTTGTTAGTTGGCTATTATGACAATCCTTAGGCactaagtgttggatcgagatgcgccatagagggggggggggggggggaatagtgctcgcggctatttcgttcgattcgtaaaacacttgagtaaaaacgcagcgaaataaaaacaaacagcacaaagacacaggtcgattttacttcgttcggagcctaaggcgactcctactcgaaggctcgcgatccttgatcgcttccggtgggcaacaactataagttcgaaagtatacaaagatgatttacaagtaatgcagtaaataatcttataccgacaatggaaaatactaaattgaagcttcgggttgtcggtgtcgagttgcagcacttcgggacgagttcgttagcagctaaatgcagaaggaagacttgaatTTTGTTGtgccaagctgctggtcgaaccccctttttaaatgttgttcaaggcgccttaaacaagctccaaggcgccttgaataggccgagtcagccgcggagatgaggagcgaactggtcgaatcttatcacagattcaaggcgtcttctactgttcacagggcgccttcatctgttcaaggcgccttccactgttcatcaaggcgccttgaacagcttctcgagccagctccagccttgcacccgaggcgcctccaagctccatgaaggcgcctcggacactgttcatccgaggctttaggttgcttctttgcacctacaagatacgttagtcccaaacactatcctgcaacacaaagttagcacataatacaataagtatgataaatgaagtattggcagtctccggactgtccgggtctgacttcggatttcctaccggaaaccctaggtcgacccgacgcctactgttccctctactgggaacgcgtcctcacctactctactcaggagatttacctgctgccagtacgatcctccagatcgactggacttttgctcagcactcgacgcttccggactttctgctggacatccgcttcccggccagttcagtctttcacctggttcgcgacaccaggactttccacctagggttaccaccccctaggacttttgcctgaagccatcgacctgccaagactttccgcatagggttaccaccccctatgacctagggttaccaccccctagggttttccctttgcctaaccgcagctaggacttttctccacctagggttaccactccctagggttttcacctgcctaaccgcagttaggactttcctgaaacactcattcaacatgttagataataacaactcttaactttgaatcctttgtcattatcaaaactcaggttcgatcgtcggatgcttcctgcaccaacaatctcccctttttttattatgacagctcaaattcaaagttaagtaaacaaacgaatagataaccatttaacacaggcaaatttgctaattATAGGTGAGCACATTaactaaagcaaatttgctaaactatatgctcccccttaactattgctccccttttatttaaatttaaattttgctactctccccctttgccatatatcaaaaataatagaCTTTTGAATAACTTAGATACTTAACATTCatttcttatttatagttaagTGAAAAGATGTATCTTTTTGATAGATTTTAAAGGCTAGGAGAAAAGTAATCTTTGAGGGTAATAAAAAGAACTCTGCAGGTATTTACaatgttagatttcaaagttagcTAGGTTCAGCAAGGATTTGATCATTAAGATTGTAACTTAGCTTAGATCTTTAGAAGtattgaatttgaaaacttaggttaatagtaaacttaagtttgaacaatatttaaagttagtttaggttattcattaaaattcagttggtccttaagtccaagcatgagttataaTCAGTAGATtaatttactaggtatcagagccctaaagatcaaaacatgcttaagcagaaaactgagtgtccttttaccaactgtctaacctttagctacttgctgactgcctatagggcaacagctttcacatggttagtcaagtcaagttgatttggtccagttagatttgactagagctcgaagactcaacttgattaatgtatattgcgtttttaacgcccagactcatattgatgcacagatataagtattcttgagtccaggcagtaccctatgcatctcacgccattctatgtttttcaagcacaatcaaggtatacctaggtgtttatgagatgctctggcttaggtctaggggagcatgatttctaggggaaaacttaggctaattccagaattttgaaaaatctagaaaattgggaattttgaaaattacttttcctagaatttgaagaaCAAGATAACAAaatgagacacctactctacccaacacattcctatttgccttctaagtgcattgaactcgagttcaggtaagggttttgtaaagatgtcagctaggtttgatttggactcaacgtggttgagtgcaatttcacctttagctacatgatcccttacaaagtggtgttttacctctatgtgtttagtcctagagtggtgaataggatttttggtgagattaattgagctgatattatcaataaagatttgtgtatttttatattctagttggtagtcttttaacgtatgcatcatccacaacagttgagatgcacattctcctagagctatgtattcagcttctgtggtggatagagcaacacaatgttgctttctgcttgaccaacttgcta is a window encoding:
- the LOC121979314 gene encoding probable transmembrane GTPase FZO-like, chloroplastic isoform X1 gives rise to the protein MGNDGSSITRMMRGREKERRRRPRGRILSRQLAHYEQCMGEFNSGKSTIINALLGQRYLKEGVVPTTNEITLLLHSETESAKYSRCERNPDGQFICYLSSPILKQVAFLLYVQQWKKKVVFVLNELDLYRTSSELEEATSFVKEKARRLLNSVYVDCLFPVSAQSALDAKLSSSSYSVVKYKEALFSDSRWMSSQFYEPEKFLFSLLDGTTESGLERVKLKLETPLAIAHKLLSSCQALVKQEYEIACED
- the LOC121979314 gene encoding probable transmembrane GTPase FZO-like, chloroplastic isoform X2 — its product is MGNDGSSITRMMRGREKERRRRPRGRILSRQLAHYEQCMGEFNSGKSTIINALLGQRYLKEGVVPTTNEITLLLHSETESAKYSRCERNPDGQFICYLSSPILKQVAFLLYVQQWKKKVVFVLNELDLYRTSSELEEATSFVKEKARRLLNSVYVDCLFPVSAQSALDAKLSSSSYSVIETTKSRALKLTYSLLRLSNIDLIPAYALKAERTGSTFTISTFQNDIINPALSDARVCFLF